The stretch of DNA ACAAAAAAAGCCGCGCCACCAATGGTCGCCATCGAGGAAGGACTCACCCGGATCAACAGCGCCCCGTATGAGGCGCTCCTGCCCCGCCCGGACTCCCCGCCGTTGAGAAAGGCTGACCCCAACAAGGCCACCGTCGCTAAGTGGTCCGAGACGGCCGACATCTTCGagtacggcgccgcggccaaccCGGACATGGCCCCgatccccgtcctcgtccacccccCCTCGCTgcacgaggagggcgagacgCGCATCATCCCCTTCGACATCAACGACTGCCTCGACATCGAGACCGCGTGCACATCCCCCAACCTCATGGCCTCcttcgtccgcgtccgcgtcggcgagtccATCGAGACCAAGGCCAACGCCACCTCTCAAGCCTTCTACGTCATCCGCGGCACGggctccacctcctccgagCACGGCACCGTCTcgtggggcgacggcgacctcttcgtcgtccccgtcacCGAGGGCGCCCTCAAGCACACCTGCGTGGAAGCCGAaaagggcggcgccgcgctctaCTGGATCCACGACGAACCCCTCATGGACTACCTCGGGGTCAAACCCAATGGAAAGAAATTCGAACCCACCTTTTTCTCGCGCGAGAAGATGCTCGCGCAGGTGCAGGAGATCTCGCACCAGCAGACCGAGGGCGAGCGCAACCgactcggcgtcctcctcggtaACAAGGCGTGCGATCAGACCAAGACTTTGACGCACGTCCTCTGGTCCCTCCTCAACTCCATCCCGGCCAAGACTGTGCAGAGACCCCACAGGCACAACTCGGTGGCGCTGGAtttggccgtcgccgcgtcgcccaacGTCTACACGCTGATGGGCAAGGAgatcgacgcgaacggcgacaTCATCGACCCGATCCGGTGCGACTGgacccccggcggcgtcttcATCACCCCGCCCGGGTGGTGGCACTCGCACCACAACGAGTCGGACGAGGTCGCGTGGGTGCTCCCCATGCAGGACGCCGGCTTGTACACGCACCAGAGGACGCTCGACATCCGgttcgtggacgacgagctggAGCTGCACAAGGCTGGCAAGATCCGGGGCagcgcgttcgcggtgaCGAACAAGCAGTACATGCACATGGTGGAGTGCGGCGCGACCGTCCCGCACACGAGAGTCGCGGGGATGAAGCGGGTGTGGAGCTTgcaggaggtggaggaggaggacccgtcatcctccggcgacgccgcggcgcccaagaaGAAGACCGTCAAGAAAGTCGCCAGCTATAGCAGGCTTCCCGCGATGAAGGCTTCGTCCGTGGAGCCGTGACTTCGTCCGTGGAGTCGAGTCGTCGGGGGCTGGCTGGGCGTTTCGATCGCCAGCCCCTGGAGTCGCTGCTTGCTAAAGGATAGATCCCTGATTCATTTTGATACGAAATACGTGAAGTCCCTCGAAAACTCCGGTGACGTCAATCCAGACCCCaaagctcgtcgtcgttcgccgcgcgtccgtcgtccccggTCTCCTTCCCGGTCTCCTtcccgctcgcgacggtgcTCACCGTGTACCTGTCCAGCgggtcgtccccgtccgtcGAATTAACTTCATCCGTATCCTCGGTATCCTCGGTGTTTTCCGTCTCGTCCTCGGTTTCGTCGAATtcgtcgatgccgtcgagctcgccagCCTCCGTGGACGCCACCGTGGCACCCACCGACGCCATGGACGCCCGCTCCCACCGATTTTCCTTATCCCCGTACGAGTAGTTGGACGTGCCGTCGACGCTCTCCGAGTTGACCGAGTTggccccgtccgcgtcgagctcgttttgaacgccgtcctcgtcttTGAAGGATTCTTTGAAGGATTCTTTGTCCAAcgagtcctcgtcgtcctcgcgtacctcctcgccgttgtcgccgtccgcgtcgcccatgGCCTTCGCCTGCGCCCACAGCTGGTCGTACGCCCGGGTCCCGAAGACCACCGGGGACCTCTGGCTGCCcgacccccgcccgcccgatCGGTTAGCCGaatccgcggcgcgctccaaCTCTTTCCTCCTACgagtcgcgccgtcgactaCTTCGTGCCGgtcgcctcgcctcgccgcccgcatcttctccagctcgcgcctgagctcctccgcggcggacgcctccgacgcctcGCGATCTTCGTCGGTCATCGTCGTTGAtgtcggggcgggcggcggaggcggagcggaggccggggcggccgggtcgtcgtcgtcgtccacctgcGCGACGAAGATGCCGGGCGTGGGTCGGTCGTCATCGATCGGGATGGCGACCGGgatgcgctcgtcgccgtcatcgtccgcgacgtgctcggGCGGGCcgacctccgcgacgccatccccttcttcctcgtcgtcctcgtcgtcttcgtcgggTCGCTCCGCCCGGTTcggcgcgcgatccgccTCGGTTTTCTCGCTTAATGTCCTCTCTCTTTCGCGCACCTGCCACGGCAGCTGCTCGTTCGCTCgcatctcctcgagctcccaCTCGGTCATCCCGTCCGCCAGcatcctcgcctcctccgcagcctcctcgctCATGAACCTGTACGGGTCCCTCTTCGTTCGTATTCCCGCTCGCTCTttctcctcagcctcgcgccTGGCGTTGGCCACCATgtcgtcgaacgccgccctgtgccgctcgcgttccctccgctcgtcctcgaatatcctcgcgcgctccgccttttcctcctcgacgccgcctcgcagccacgcggcggccagACGCTTATCCTTTGGAAACACCGGCGAGTCGTCGAGGTAGTTGAGCCGCTTCATCCCCGACACCAGCGTCTTGCGATAGCTGGGCAcctcgctcaccgcggggtTGCCCTGCAGCTTCAGCAGCCGGATCCGGTCGCTCATCGCGGGGGAGAGGAAAAAgtccaccaccgcgcggtCCTCGAGCTTGTTCCGCGAGAGGTCCACCGTGACCAGTTGAACGCACGACCCGAGAGCCTCGATGGCGGAGACCTCTCTCAACTTGTTGttcaccgcgacgagcgtggAGAGCGACGGGTGGTCCCTGAGGCCCTCCAGGGTGACGATCTGGTTATCGCTGACGTCCAGGGTGGTCAACGCGAcgagtcgcgccgcgcggtcgaggtCGCGCAGGCAATTCTTCGCGATGTAGAGGCACCGCAGCCGGTCCAGGTGGAGGAGGCCCTCGAGATCGTCGACGGAGTTGCTCTCGAGGTACAGGGTCTTCAGGCCGGTGTACTCCTCGAGGTTTGTGATCTCCGCGATGCCCTTGCAGTGCAGGTGGAGCACGTCGTTGAGCTCGGGGGCGTGCGCGTAGctgcgatgcgcgcgcggtACTCGAGGGGTCAGTCGGGGCGAGCTCAACTTTGGTCGGGGACGCGGGAGGTGCCGACCTCAACGATCAGTTTTTGGGGGATCGGATGCGCGCGGGTGGGTTCACGGTGAaggggcggtgactcacccgTTGTTGTCGCGGCATACCTTCCGGAGCGCCTCCTTGGTCATCTCCCACGCCGCCATGGTGGCCGTGTAGAGGCGAACAGGCTCGAGCGGGCGCTCAACTGAGCCCGGAGTTCCCCCGGTGATCGCCCCAGCAAAGAACGGGGCCTTTCGACCAGTCAACGTGCGAAACTGGACTCTCGGAGGGACCGACGCTTCGTGTCGCACTCgcaccgacgcgctgcgcgtgACGCATCGAGCGACCTCATCGACCCGCACATGGCACCGCTGAACGAAACGCCCGAAGATGGGGACGGGACGCGCGAGCTGCTGACGGATCCCCTCCCCGagtgagcgcgcgcgcccgctccctcccctcctcgcgccccgcaTTTGGCACCTCCCTTTACCCGGACCCTCGCtcacgtcaccgcgcgcccgcccccgtcgcagGCCTCTCGCGTGGAGCGGCGAATTCGCGGGCGGCCTCATCGCGGACGTcaaacgccgcgcgccccatTACGTCAGCGACTGGACCGACGCCTTCCTCCCCGCCAACCGCGGCCGATGCCTCTCCAGCGTCGCCTTCCTCTTCttcgcgtgcctcgcgcccgccatcgcgttcggcgcgctcttcgccgagTACACGGGGAACGAGTTGGGAGCCACTGAGATGATATTGTCGAGCGCGATATCGGGCGTGGCGTACGCGTTCCTGTCGGGGCAGCCGCTGTGCGTTCTCGGCGCCACCGGTGCGTCCACGCGTCACCCGGTTCGGGAAAACGTCGGTTCGGTTTCCCTTCCCCGAGACGGAGTCTGAGGGCTTTTTCCCCAAACGCATCACCaaacgtcgcgcccgagacTGACCAAACTCACCAAACGATCGTCCATCCACGCGCAGGACCCGAGCTCGCGTACACCGTGGTGTTCTACAACATGTGCCAAAAGTTCAACGTCGAGTTTCTGCCCGCGAGGGTGTGGCAAGGGCTGTGGACCGCGTTGTTCACCTGCATGCTATCCGCGTttgacgcgtcggcgctgatGAACCGAGTCACCCGCTTCACCGAGGAAatcttcgccgcgctgatATCCGTCATATTCATCATCGAGGCCCTGACCTCCGTCGTCAAGCTCTACACGGAACATCCAGGCGACGACAACGACGGTACGTCTCGAATGGCGAGCGCCTTCCTGGGCACGATGCTGTGCTTCGGGACGTACGGAACGGCCATGGCGCTCAGGTCCGTGAAGCGCGGCGGCAAGATGTTCAACCGATCGGTCAGGGACGCGATGGGAGATTACGGCGTCACCATCGCCATACTGGCGttcaccggcgtcgccatcgcgttcAAGAGGTACGGCGACACGTCGGTGCCCACGCTCGCGATCCCGTCCGAGTTTGCTCCCACGTGGATCAACCCAAAGACgggcgagccccgcgcgtgGCTCGTCAGCCCGCTCGGAATCAACGAGGACTTCCCGCCGTGGGCCATCTTCGGCAccatcgtccccgcgctcggtCTGACCTTCCTCGGGTACATGGACCAAAACCTCACGTCCATTCTCATCAACCGCAAAGACCACGCGCTGCGCAAGCCGCCCGCGTATCACCTCGATTTATTAGtgtgcggcgccgtcgtctaTCCCGTTTGCGCTATGCTCGGTTTGCCGTTTACTCACGCCGCCACGGTCCGCTCGATGACGCACCTGGTTTCACTCACCGAGTACAAGGCCGTCCCGGTCGACGTCACGACGGGAGGTAAATCGATCGAGGAGTCCAAGGGGTttgtcgcggcgaggcgcgcgcggagcctGAGCATGTGCGGCGAGcccagcgtcgcggcggcgaagaaaacGGCCAAAGAAGGTTTCGAAGACGCATCCGGGGACAATTCTGGAAGCGTCGAGATGAAGACCGTGGCGGTCGGCGTGTGCGAGCAGCGCGTCACGCAGCTCCTCATCCACGCCCTCATCGCGTGCTCCCTCGCCATCTCCCCggtccttcgcgtcgtcccgaAGAGCGTGCTCTCCGGGGTGTTCCTGTACATGGGAgtgacgtccaccgcgggcaaCCAACTCTTCGatcgcctccacctcctgcTGTTCGTGTGGTGCGAGGAgaaccgcccgcgcggcctCCCGTTCAtgcgcccgtcgcgatgtGGCGCCGAGTTCCTGCCCGTGCGAAGGGTGCACGCGTTCACCTGCGTCCAGGTGGCGTTGATGGGCGGGCTGTACGCGATGACAAAGGTGGGCGCCGTAGCCGTCGCGTTTCCGTTTTTCATCGGCGCGCTGGTGTTTGTCAGGGAGTGGGCGCTGCCTTCGATGTTCACgagcgacgagctcgacgccctggaCGCGTGATCGaacgcgcgtgcgcggatgtgccggcgacgcgcgcgacggtcgaGTGATGAGTGATTGTGACACGTACTCGCGAGCGATGCGTAATGTTACTCGTAATAACCGTCGGCTAGTGGCTAGCTCTAAGAGccgggacgcgtcgaggttttagctcgacgccgtcccccgGTCCCCCCTTCCTCGTCTCGCCCCGTGCCCGGCGTGGGCTCAGgggaccgccgcgaacgccggcaCCTTGTTTACGATCTGCGACGCGCAGAACGACAGCGTCGCGGACCCCAGACCCTTCGCCTCCTTGATCTTCTGGTGCATCCCGGGCGCCACCTTCTTGATCCCGACGCTCAGCGCGATCGCCGTGAAGGGCACCGCGATGAACGACTTGAGCAGCGACACCGTCAGCCCGCTCGTGCACTGCGCGCACAGCCTCTCCATGTACGCCACGAACTCCTCGAGGCTCAGCTCCCCGCTCTCGTCGGTGTCCACCTCGTCGAACAGAGCCATGAGCTCGGCCTTCGTCGGGGGAATCGCGCGCTTCTTAACCTTCGCGTTGAGCTTGTCGAAGAAGAGCATGACGGCGAGGTGAAGCTCCGCCCGGTCCAGCGACCCGTTGGCGTTGTGATCCACCTCCGCGAAACTTTGGTCGACGTACTCGCGGAAGCGGGCGCTGCGCGTGACGCGGCCggagagcgcgtcgaggagcttcatcgtcggcgcgacgcgtttTGTCGCATGCCGCGTTGTTACGACGGAAGATATTTCACGCCAAGGCGCTGCGCAGGCTAAAACTttcacgcggcggcgataccaatcggcgaggcgcgagcaCAGACAAAACCACAgacacgtcgacgacgcgacaaGACGCAGGTCCTAACAGGCGACAAATCACGCGCGggtcagcgtcgccgccgggacaAACACCCCGCGTCCCGGCCGGCACGCGAAGTACTGGATCGCGCCCACGCGGCCGTcccgaccagtcaccgcccgaccagtcaccgcgccgaccccctcgtcgtccatctccACGCCGACCCACTCCCCCTCGGCGAacgccacggcgccgacgtaTCGAATCGTCCCGCGCGTGGGGCTCGACGCGCCCACCATCACGCACTGACCCGGCTCCAAgtcgggcgccgagggcgtcggggggatcgcctccgccggagGGTAAAAGTTTGACAGCacgcgggcgagctcggcgtgccGTCCCCTCGCGTGtaacgccgcgaccgccctcAGCACCCGCgagtcgtccgcgtcgtcgtccgtgccGTCGTGTCGGgcgatcggcgacggcgcggcgagcttcggTGAGGTCTCGGCGAGAAGCCGCCGGGCCCTGGCCACGACGTCATCCCTGCTCGGAGCTTCGTCCCTGGTCCAGCTCGGAGCTTCGTCCCTGCTCTTGCTCGGAGTCTCGTCCGTGTTGTTCGGAGCCTCGTTCTCATCCGCCGGATGcttcggcgcgagcgcggaggcgggttcggcggctACCGGCGCGTACGGGTCGAAACCGTCGCttccatccgcgccgccgccggacgcggctcgaccagtcaccgcccgaccagtcaccgcccgacCAGTCACCACGACGCCCGAcgctctcctcgccgccgcgcggtcgcccgacgagggcgtcctcggggcgctcgccgggCGCCCGAGGgggccgccgctcgcgggcctcacgcgcggcgaggcgttccacccgggccgccgccccgccgttTTTTGAGCCGTTTTTTgagtcgccggcgtcgccgccgc from Micromonas commoda chromosome 3, complete sequence encodes:
- a CDS encoding predicted protein, with the protein product MAAWEMTKEALRKVCRDNNGYAHAPELNDVLHLHCKGIAEITNLEEYTGLKTLYLESNSVDDLEGLLHLDRLRCLYIAKNCLRDLDRAARLVALTTLDVSDNQIVTLEGLRDHPSLSTLVAVNNKLREVSAIEALGSCVQLVTVDLSRNKLEDRAVVDFFLSPAMSDRIRLLKLQGNPAVSEVPSYRKTLVSGMKRLNYLDDSPVFPKDKRLAAAWLRGGVEEEKAERARIFEDERRERERHRAAFDDMVANARREAEEKERAGIRTKRDPYRFMSEEAAEEARMLADGMTEWELEEMRANEQLPWQVRERERTLSEKTEADRAPNRAERPDEDDEDDEEEGDGVAEVGPPEHVADDDGDERIPVAIPIDDDRPTPGIFVAQVDDDDDPAAPASAPPPPPAPTSTTMTDEDREASEASAAEELRRELEKMRAARRGDRHEVVDGATRRRKELERAADSANRSGGRGSGSQRSPVVFGTRAYDQLWAQAKAMGDADGDNGEEVREDDEDSLDKESFKESFKDEDGVQNELDADGANSVNSESVDGTSNYSYGDKENRWERASMASVGATVASTEAGELDGIDEFDETEDETENTEDTEDTDEVNSTDGDDPLDRYTVSTVASGKETGKETGDDGRAANDDELWGLD
- a CDS encoding predicted protein, which produces MKLLDALSGRVTRSARFREYVDQSFAEVDHNANGSLDRAELHLAVMLFFDKLNAKVKKRAIPPTKAELMALFDEVDTDESGELSLEEFVAYMERLCAQCTSGLTVSLLKSFIAVPFTAIALSVGIKKVAPGMHQKIKEAKGLGSATLSFCASQIVNKVPAFAAVP
- a CDS encoding predicted protein, with the protein product MVAIEEGLTRINSAPYEALLPRPDSPPLRKADPNKATVAKWSETADIFEYGAAANPDMAPIPVLVHPPSLHEEGETRIIPFDINDCLDIETACTSPNLMASFVRVRVGESIETKANATSQAFYVIRGTGSTSSEHGTVSWGDGDLFVVPVTEGALKHTCVEAEKGGAALYWIHDEPLMDYLGVKPNGKKFEPTFFSREKMLAQVQEISHQQTEGERNRLGVLLGNKACDQTKTLTHVLWSLLNSIPAKTVQRPHRHNSVALDLAVAASPNVYTLMGKEIDANGDIIDPIRCDWTPGGVFITPPGWWHSHHNESDEVAWVLPMQDAGLYTHQRTLDIRFVDDELELHKAGKIRGSAFAVTNKQYMHMVECGATVPHTRVAGMKRVWSLQEVEEEDPSSSGDAAAPKKKTVKKVASYSRLPAMKASSVEP
- a CDS encoding anion exchanger family (chloride:bicarbonate anion exchange) — its product is MAPLNETPEDGDGTRELLTDPLPEPLAWSGEFAGGLIADVKRRAPHYVSDWTDAFLPANRGRCLSSVAFLFFACLAPAIAFGALFAEYTGNELGATEMILSSAISGVAYAFLSGQPLCVLGATGPELAYTVVFYNMCQKFNVEFLPARVWQGLWTALFTCMLSAFDASALMNRVTRFTEEIFAALISVIFIIEALTSVVKLYTEHPGDDNDGTSRMASAFLGTMLCFGTYGTAMALRSVKRGGKMFNRSVRDAMGDYGVTIAILAFTGVAIAFKRYGDTSVPTLAIPSEFAPTWINPKTGEPRAWLVSPLGINEDFPPWAIFGTIVPALGLTFLGYMDQNLTSILINRKDHALRKPPAYHLDLLVCGAVVYPVCAMLGLPFTHAATVRSMTHLVSLTEYKAVPVDVTTGGKSIEESKGFVAARRARSLSMCGEPSVAAAKKTAKEGFEDASGDNSGSVEMKTVAVGVCEQRVTQLLIHALIACSLAISPVLRVVPKSVLSGVFLYMGVTSTAGNQLFDRLHLLLFVWCEENRPRGLPFMRPSRCGAEFLPVRRVHAFTCVQVALMGGLYAMTKVGAVAVAFPFFIGALVFVREWALPSMFTSDELDALDA